Part of the Lolium rigidum isolate FL_2022 chromosome 6, APGP_CSIRO_Lrig_0.1, whole genome shotgun sequence genome, TTTCGTAGTTTTTTTCAAGTCATGTATAATCACAACATTGTTTTTGAGCATTCTCTGTTAAATATTCATGCCATTGCCTTGTTGTCTCCGATATGAATTATATTCAGATTAGAAGAATAATTTCAAGTCAATTTGTGCAGGGGGAATGCGATGACCATGAAGAGCATGCTGGATACCTCATTTCCTGGCATTCACGTTGTCTTGGAAAATTACCCTCCGCCCTTCCCAAAACGCGCACTCAGCAAAGTAGTACCTGTTATCCAAGTTGGAGCAATAGGAACATTAATGGCCGGTGATCAGATTTTCCCTAGATTTGGCATGGTGCCACCTCCATGGTACTACTCGCTGCGTGCTAATAGATTTGGAACCATGGCATCCATCTGGTTGTTTGGCAATTTTGCACAGAGTCTTCTACAAAGTTCTGGCGCCTTCGAAGTTTACTGCAATGGACAACTGGTATGTTTATGTGAgcacaccctttgttgcaattcgttGCTCCTCATTTTCCAATTGtgcaattaattgtgtatatactTGTGTACTTGTAAAACAAAGCAACCATATTAGGGTCGCTACTGCAAGGACATTAATGGACAATAGGCCCACTTGCTCTAAAATGATGAACTGCTTTGTGTAGTCTTTAAATGGTATGGCGTTTTAGTTCCCTGAAGAAGACTGTGCGATCTTTCTTGGATTGCTTAATACTTGTGCTTTGCTTTTGATAGCCCATCTGGATTTTATTATTCTGATCCTGATGAGCTTGTTTCCACCTTTTCAGGTCTTCTCAAAATTATCTGAGCAGAGGTTTCCTAGCGAGTTTGAGTTACGGGAGCT contains:
- the LOC124661147 gene encoding selT-like protein — encoded protein: MDRVQLLLLGLPILLFCSDVVTLFAPQPPATPKPDRHQHQPATGAVQPGESSPDADADAASAQVAELQVDGPGFGTTVELKFCASCSYRGNAMTMKSMLDTSFPGIHVVLENYPPPFPKRALSKVVPVIQVGAIGTLMAGDQIFPRFGMVPPPWYYSLRANRFGTMASIWLFGNFAQSLLQSSGAFEVYCNGQLVFSKLSEQRFPSEFELRELIGSRLSDSQFGKNLEKVWS